A segment of the Canis lupus baileyi chromosome 21, mCanLup2.hap1, whole genome shotgun sequence genome:
gtcacaaagggaaaataaaattgattcaGAAACTTTTGTTATTTCCAAGTAGAAATATGAATTCTGCTTCAttaattctgtttatttctaCAAAACAAAGAGACTTTGCCAAGACTAATCATTCATTGTGGTTACTGTTAGGTACTactgggcagaggacttgaaaaGACATTCTtgcaaagaaaacctacagatggctaacaggcaATGAGAAGACATTCCAcgtcactaatcaccagggaaatacaaatcaaaactataatgaagtatcatctcacacctgtcagaatggctaaactcagaaagacaagaaatcataagtgttggagaggatatggagaaaaagaaacccttgtgcacGATTGATGGGAACgtaaattggttcagccactgtggaaaacagtatggaggttcctcaaaaatttaaaaatagagataagcaTGTggtccaataattccactactgggtactgacccaaagaaaacataaacactaattcaaaaagatatatgcacctctgtttactgcagcattatttataatagctgagaTATGGAAGCGACTTAAAtttccattgacagatgaatggataaaatgtggtgtgtgtgtttatatatatattactcagccataaaaaaagatgagatcatGCTATTTGggaaaacatggatggaccaagtggatattatgctaagtgaaataagtcagactgagaaagggGCAAATAGCATTAAGACTTCCCCCATATGTattacctaaaaaagaaaaatgaataaacaaacaaaaagcagaatcatacctgtaaatacagagaacaaattgatggttttgggagatgggtaaaataggtgaaggggagtgggcgACACCggcttccagttgtggaatgagTAAGTTACGGGAATAAAAGACATAGTGTAAGGAATGTAGTCAATGACACTGTGATAGCCTTGCATGGTGACAGACGGTGGCTACATTTgggagcacagcataacatagaAGTTTGTGGAATCACTACACCGTATgcctgaaattaataaaacattgtgtgtttaaaaatttttttaaagattttattcatttgggagcTGGAGTATacaagtggggtgggggaacGGCAGAGGGAGGGgttgagaagcagactccctgctgagcacagagcccaaggatcatgaactgagttgaaggccaacacttaactgactgagccaccccaggtgggctcaaataagaaatttaaaaaataaaatgtggtagttttctaaaaaaacttgcttgaaaacatgttttcatgttttacacattcatttttttttccaagaaaggataaaaaaacttaaatgttaCAGAATATAACAATAAGCCGTTTATAATTTCAACTatgtaaaatgttaagaaaacacttaaaaacatgtgaaaaaaaacTAAGAAGCATTGTTTGCTTTCAACTTACAAGGTTAATTCTTAGtccaggagaaaaatcaaagtaTTCTTAATATTGTGTCTAAATATTATCTTGAGACTACCAAAATTAATCAGTAAAGGTACTGCCTATTTTTCTATAACCCTTCATATGTGTAAAACTTTAAACATCACACTTATCCCTTATGAGTgattttataacaattttaaacCCTAATTTAAAAGGCCTTGAATAAGCATCATCATCCAATAATAAAGTCTTGACtcaagcaagaaaataaaatgatctgaaGTCAAAAAAGCATTTGGTTATAAGAATGCCTCTGCCTTATCGGACAGTCATACTCTGAATAAAATCATCACTATGCTGTCACCCAGGTTTTCTTTTACACATGAATATAATTCccactaacacacacacacatacacttacacTTACAGCTCCAACCACAGGGGTGATAAAGCGAAACAGGGAGACTTTGTTCTGTAAAAACATGAATTCTAAAAGGTTTTTAGTTTGCAATCAAATGTGCTGGCCAGGATCAAACTGCAAACCTAGTAGAGGAAAAAGTGGATTTCTAAACATTAAATGCTTATGATACGTGGAAGTTCTGACCTTGTAAGCTTGCATAAGCATGTGGATGACACCTGGGGCACCGTGACACCAGTGGACCAAGCGATCTGTTTCGTTGCTTAATGATGACGGATAATTCCCAGATCGGAATCTTTTGTGGCGCACATAATCAATACTAGGCTTCACCATTTCTGTCAAGGTTTCTTGGTCCACTTTTGCTGCtggctttaaataaataaataaaaacagaacaatgaatttattttttcttaagttttttttttaagcctttgtaTTATAGTTAATATAACAAAGCATCAATTACCTGGGCTACTTGAGAagcatataaaattcaaattaattcaatTATCTGGGTATTTAAGACTTGGGCAGGTCTTTTTTTGTTTCAGCTTTTTTTGATGCTGGAGACAGAGACTGAAGGGCATCTGCTGGAGAACTGCCTTGCTCAGCGCAGGTCAGGAATTGCTCCGTCCCACTGCCAGGAGGCTGCACTGTGGACGGGCCctaagtgctcagcagggaagaaGCTCGAATGAGCcagctccagcacaccactgtCTAGTGGTCGCTACAAGAAAACTGACACTGATTTATATAGAGAATCTTGACTAAATAATACTTCCACGTTCTTCACTTTAAAAACAGATAAACGGGACAAACTCACTGGCGTTTCTCTCAGGGAAACCCCTAATATCTAACAAAATTAATCTCAACACCTACATCTAAACTAGGTTACGTCTCACTGGTGTGGTTTCCGTATGGTTATGTTCCCCTaacattatcatttaaaaagaaagtttcgAAAGCTAGTGGTAAAACATTTTCCTGGGgaaatagaaaacacacacaaaccaacTTTCCAGAATAATAATGCTATTTCTAAATGAGATAAGGAATTCTAGTTACTTTGGAAACGTGTTAGAAAATTATGGAAACGTGTTAggaaattatgctaagtgaaataagtcagagtgaGAAAGGGGCAAATAGCATTAAGACTTCCccctatataaaaaaaatgtcacaaattGGAATATATTGTTTTACTGTCTACAACAATAAACAAAGACAACTAAGTACCAGAAAAGGGCACATTAGTCCTGTTTAGATATGAATTTCCTTTACTGACAGAATAGGTTTAAGAAGggaacttgaaataaaaattttaaaaaaggaatatatgagTTTTTAGTAAAAAAAGATCTAAATTCTAATCCATGCTTCTTGACCAGCTTTGTGAGTCTGAACATTAATGAACTACTCTGTTATGGGTGTGGCAGATAAAGAAaggtataattgaaaaaaaaagtaggttacACGTGTACACAGCAGGGGAGGGAACCGCAGGCCACAAGGCTGGAAGCAGAGTGATGCAGTATTCGGGGTGGAGTCTCTTTCTGCCGCACAGAACAGCAAAGACTCAACCCAGTAGATGTCAAGTATGATTAAGAGACGAGTATACACACAATAATAAACTAGTAAAAATTTAGAATACAACTGATAGCAAGTTGGGGGTACCTGGATACGGAAAGTCTCTGCCCCTGTCTGGATTCTGGAGGCCCTTGTGCTCCCTGAAGGTTCCCCTCTATCCAGAGAGTAACTACTTCAATGAGCAGAAAAACATGGACAAAGAAAAATGTAGGCAACAGATACCTAACCCAGTACAAAGCTGCATGCGGAATGTGCTCTGAGCACCTCCCTGCTTGGGGTTCATGAAGCAGAGCTAAGCATCTATGATTCAATGTAGAATCCTTAGTTTATTCCAACCTGCTTGACTTACACTAGAATTTCAGTCCCCATTTCCTCTTTGGTCAAACACTTCATGCCGCAGTCACTATATTAGTATTTTAGAGCATTCGTACTTACCTGCATTAACATGTAGTAGATTCCAGCCATGCCATGGGCTGCTCCTACATACTGCTTCCTGTGCCACTGATACAGCAGCGGACAGCGCTcagccttcctttcttcccttgacAGAGTCTTGCCTGATTCAATAATAGCACAGACCACCTATGGAGATAATGAGACCGTGTCAATCAAGACACGATCCTGCTTTCATCTAATACTAACAATTCTGTATAGATTacctaatttaaaaatccttaaagtagCCAGTAGCCACCACTGTTATCGTTAGTTTACAAACTAATaaataaaggcagagagaaaTCAGAAGACAATCTCggagtagaaaaagaaattaggaagtcaaattaaaagttctttgtatGAACAGTTTACTGGAATCTAGAAAAACTTCCTTATAAAAATCAGACTGAGTTGCCTTGTCACTGCAACGCTTCCTCCAAGACTGGCCGTACATCTTCTAGGAGAGGCTGGAGGAACTGGCCTTATTTATGAAAGGCTAATGAAATGAGGTCTATTGAGGAAAGCGGATTTTAGTTAAATCAAAAGAGTATCATATCTGTAATGACTATGTAGCAAAGACACAAATTGTTTCCTCCTATCGTTTCTCCCTTCATACTTCGGTAACCACGCTCCAAGTTCTAGCTGGGCATCGGGCCTCTTCGCTACAAACAGACACAGTCCTTTGACTAAGTTCTGGAAGTAGGATGTGAGCAGAAGCGAAGCAGACAACTAACTTCTGGATcacagccttaaaaaagaagatgctTATCCTCTactaccccctcccccccagtctTGAGCCGAAGGGTGCTCAATTAGCTTTAGTCTTGCAGATAAGGGCATGCCCCTAGGATatgggagagaatgagagaagaacCCAGATCCTTAGCCATATTCACTGGGACGGCCTACCAATTCAGATACTTTATGAAAGAGAACTAAATATTCAATCTTTTTGAAGCTGCTGTTGTTTGGTTCTAGTTAAAATGGGTGAATTATCAGGCTAACaggacagatttttattttttattattttattttattttttttgaggacagatttttaaagaacattcctagaaaggaaaaaaaaaggagctatttattgattttatgagCTGCCTTAAGAAATCACTcgttctggggcagccccggtggcgcagcggtttagggccgcctgcagcccagggcgtggcgtgatcctggagaccctaaatcaagtcccacgtcaggctctctgcatggagcctgcttctccctctgcctgtgtctctgcctctcattttctctctgtgtttctatgaataaataaataaaatcttaaaaaaaaaaaagaaagaaatcactcgTTCCTATCTAGATGCAGAGTCCAGCCACTAACATAGCTCTGTGCTAACAGACGGGTTGGAATGATAGGGATGGCCCCACAGTTGGCGGCAGCCCCACAGTACCTCTTTAATAGCTGACTCACACACGGTGCCTGGACCGATCTCCGTGTTCAGGTAGAGTAAGGCATACAGATAACCTGCCCGTCCATAAAGCAGCTCATCAGGAAGGTCTGAATCGCGGCACACGATGGTTCTCTGGAGCTGCAAAAGTCTACCCAACaagaaaaattctgttttccCAGAGAATGTCTGAAATACCTCTTCCTAAAGCTGTTGGTAACCTAACACTTTAGAAATTacctattatttgtttttaatttagaacTGATTtcgagaaatacaaacaaaacccaaacaacaaaaacctatgACACTAATTTCTTTCTCAGATGTCACATTAATAACAATACACCCACCCTCTGTTCAAAATATCTATCTTTATATCAGTTTAAACCATGTAAGAGACGATATTCAATTTTGAAACCCAGAATTAGAAGgaagtgatttaaaatttaaaagaaaatagtacTAAAATGTAGTCAATGCTTGGGAAATAGCTCGAGTCGCTCTGTCTTCCAGGCAACATCAACTGAGCAGCATGTGCCAGATACTCCGCCAAACCAAGGGAGTAGGCCCTGATTTCTaccccttaaaaaaagaatgtaaaccaATAGgtgcaataaaaattttatactttCTAATTGTTCCAAAACAATAGAACCTAAAAATAACTTGGTTATGGTACTGAATCTAAGGCATATGAGTTAATTTTCACGTGACGAAGACAACCAAAAGTTACTTAGGGAAAAGATTAGAGTAACACGAAGAAACATGTTTATTTGTCCCAAAATTAAGGCCGACACAAGCTTGGATAGAAAGGGAggcataggggatccctgggtggtgcagtggtttggcgcctgcctttggcccagggcacgatcctggggacccgggatcgagtcccacgtcgggctcccggtgaatggagcctgcttctccctctgcctgtgtctctgcctctctctctctctctctctgtgactatcatagataagtgaaaattaaaaaaaaaaaaaaaaaaaaaaaaaaaaaaagaaagggaggcatATGATCTTATCATTATGTTTAAGGTTAATATACAAACCTCTTCACTTCCCAGAAAGACCTGTTTGCAACAGcagatgaattaaaaaataatttcctttttcaatGTCTTTCTACATAAGACCTTGAATGGAGAATTTAGACAAAatacttccagttttaaaaactCACTTTGTGATGCATTCCTGGGACTCGCAATCGCTTTTGAGTTTATGATATACCACAGCTCCTACAGCAAGGGGTCCAGCATCTCCACAGAGGAAAGTGACCCTGCGGCCGTTCAGATTCCGAAGTGTTCTCTTCACGTAATCCAGGGATCGGAGCAGGTAGGTCTGGTCGCATGTAACCCGGTACAACTGTAGGTACAAAAGAGCTATGCCTGCAaaattcccccacccccaaagaaaAGCattattacctttctttttcactttcaggGCATTATTTTATGATCCTATGAAAAACTTAACCTAAACCCTATGTTTCTGAAGGAGCACCATCAAATAAATTACATATGgtacaacttttaaaaacagaagaaaaaaaaagaaaaaaaaaccctcagggtAGAGAAAGCTTAAACCATTTAAATTAAATCCATCACCTTGCCAACAGCTCTGATACAGTGACTCAGTACTTCCTAGACAAGGTAAAACTTAACACTTCCCACGCATCCCCATTTTCTGTACATTCAgttcaagattttattccttctctGGATTGTAAACTAACTTGGATCCTTTTCCTTTTACTTCTCATATAATCATTTCCTCCTATCTTATCCAAGTTAAATAATTACTTTCTAAGTTTTACACcctctttctaatttttatatatttctcacaatttttcaattttttttagtgACTAACCTATCCAAATGACCAACCAACCAGTGAGTCAACTCACTGCCTATGGAAATGCCATATGAGGCAGAGCAGGATAACAAACACACAAGGCAGTTTATCACCTATGCAACCTTcctatcttaaagattttatttattatttagggAGAGAAAAGACTCCGAAGACTCCGAGCTGAGTgtgagcccaacagggggctttgatctcaagaccctaagatcatgacctgagctgaaaccaagcgccggaggcttaactgactgagccatctaggcaccccgcAACCTCCCTATTTTGAAGAACAAATCCGGACACGTAAGTGAACCAGAGAGATCTTTTTCCAAAAATCTACAGAGGATGACCTATATGGCTTCTGAAAGAAGCCTATTATTCTTGGACTCCAGTTACTATGAtggttacataaaaaaaaatccatctgtataaatataaacttaataaaacataaagtatTGAAGGAAATGTTATGATGGTGAGAAGCGCAAACAGAACGTTTA
Coding sequences within it:
- the LANCL2 gene encoding lanC-like protein 2, giving the protein MGETMSRRLKFHLGGEAEMEERAFGNPFPDYEAAASAGPATGGAEDAGCARPPPATDELGLPFRDDGKIVQNFTKRIQTKIKDLLQQMEEGLKTADPHDCSAYTGWTGIALLYLQLYRVTCDQTYLLRSLDYVKRTLRNLNGRRVTFLCGDAGPLAVGAVVYHKLKSDCESQECITKLLQLQRTIVCRDSDLPDELLYGRAGYLYALLYLNTEIGPGTVCESAIKEVVCAIIESGKTLSREERKAERCPLLYQWHRKQYVGAAHGMAGIYYMLMQPAAKVDQETLTEMVKPSIDYVRHKRFRSGNYPSSLSNETDRLVHWCHGAPGVIHMLMQAYKVFKEEKYLKDAMECSDVIWQRGLLRKGYGICHGTAGNGYSFLSLYHLTQDKKYLYRACKFAEWCLEYGAHGCRIPDRPYSLFEGMAGAIHFLSDILAPETSRFPAFELAPPQRDRKI